One Acropora palmata chromosome 2, jaAcrPala1.3, whole genome shotgun sequence genomic window carries:
- the LOC141874852 gene encoding uncharacterized protein LOC141874852, with protein MSSFAVFLLLLVFVGVENVAQGDDESCAISERLHGEMVNIKKAKVNAERNNGTVSVPKALTVNSSMDCEQGCCGNINCTVYLFYPRQPSIENQQRKFNCFFLNCRPQNLCSLVNVSNKAEGSVVGIRQLTGNTAEPKVTANLEFSTSELLTTEASTQPSIIEESTPPTTTEEPKATTSLRLKEEKIKDDDNHTTTGSLIIALAFGILFFLAVLVLIGRPWWYSFRRPRYSKVDYLMNGL; from the exons ATGAGTAGTTTTGCAGTCTTTCTGCTTTTACTAGTATTCGTTGGTGTtgaaaatgtcgctcaaggAGACGATGAGTCGTGTGCAATCTCGGAACGATTGCATGGAGAAATGGTTAAtataaaaaaggcaaaagtaAATGCCGAGAGAAACAACGGAACTGTCTCCGTGCCCAAAGCATTGACAGTCAACTCTTCCATGGACTGCGAGCAAGGCTGCTGTGGTAATATAAACTGTACAGTTTATCTGTTTTATCCTCGGCAACCATCGATTGAGAACCAACAAAGAAAGTTCAATTGCTTCTTTCTGAACTGTCGACCGCAGAACTTGTGTTCTCTGGTAAATGTCAGCAATAAAGCCGAAGGATCAGTTGTTGGGATTCGACAACTAACTG GTAACACAGCTGAACCCAAAGTGACTGCTAACTTG GAGTTTTCAACTTCTGAACTGTTAACAACTGAAGCGTCCACACAACCATCCATAATTGAGGAATCCACGCCACCAACTACCACAGAGGAACCTAAAG CAACAACTTCTTTGCGtttaaaagaggaaaaaatcaaagatgatGACAACCATACCACAACTGGATCACTGATAATTGCACTTGCATTTGGTATCTTATTCTTTTTGGCTGTTTTGGTTCTCATTGGTCGTCCATGGTGGTATTCATTTCGCAGACCAAGGTATTCCAAAGTGGATTATTTGATGAATGGACTTTAG